A genomic stretch from Acidobacteriota bacterium includes:
- the rpsU gene encoding 30S ribosomal protein S21, which yields MPVVQVRDDESFENALRRFKRKVEKAGILTELRKRQHFEKPSVKRKRKAMQARKKALRKLAEDRRAGLA from the coding sequence GTGCCTGTGGTTCAAGTACGCGACGACGAAAGCTTCGAGAACGCTCTCCGTCGCTTCAAGCGGAAGGTCGAAAAGGCCGGTATCCTGACGGAGCTGCGCAAGCGTCAGCACTTCGAGAAGCCGTCGGTCAAGCGTAAGCGTAAGGCCATGCAGGCTCGCAAGAAGGCTCTTCGCAAACTCGCGGAGGACCGTCGCGCGGGACTCGCCTGA